A region of the Roseobacter denitrificans OCh 114 genome:
CCAAGGTTTCGCAAGCTGTTGGACGCCGATACGATCACGTTCATAGACACGTTATGTCAGGCCGAGATGCAATGGCTGGGTATGGAACATGACGCACACTCCGCAAAGACGGTGTTGGAAAGCTACCAGGACCTGTTCCAGCCCGGCGCCCCATTCTTGTCGCAGGAAGACAAACAAACGGAATACCATCGTCTGGCTGCGTTGGCCGCACAGGTCATAGATCCCGCAGAGGCGGAAAACTGGTGCATTTACCCTTCGGTGCAACGGCGATTACATGCCGTTCTGCACTGAAAGCGTTCAAACCCATGAAACTGTGGTATCCATGAAGCTCTGAAGGAACAGAAAGTGAAACATACTGCTATGGCTGCCGAACCTGCCACGTCTTCCGCCTTACTGGAGGAACTGCGCCGCGCGGATTTCCCCAAGAAGGACATCAGTATCGCAGAAGCGCAGTTCGGCTTCCGCTATGTGGCCGAGTATCTTGGTGAATTGCCTGAAAACGGTAAGGTGCTGGAAGTCGGGTGCGGCAGCGGCATTCTGATGGGGCTGCTGAAAGAACAATACCCGACGCTGAATGTCGAGGGGGTGGAGCCCTTGGGCGATGGCTTCGCCGTGCTTGGTAGCATCAATCGATACATCCGCAATCAAGGGATAGAGATTCAGAAAATCGGCTATGAGCAGATCGAAACTCAGAATCGCTACGATGTCATTTATTGCATCAATGTGTTCGAGCACCTGAACGACTGGCGCGACTTTCTACATTTTGTGGAAAACCACCTTACGCCGACGGGCGTGTGTTTGATTTTATGTCCCAACTACGGCTTTCCCTACGAGTCACATTTCAAGATACCGGTGATCGTTAACAAGCCGATCACGGCATCGGTCTTTCGCAAGACCATTGACCGGCATGAAGAGCGCAAGGAAAGCCACGGCCTTTGGCGCAGTCTGAATTTCGTCAAGCTCCGGCAGGTTCGTCAGGCGCTTGCACGCACGTCACTTCGCCTCACCGTGCGACATCGCATCATCGAGGATATGATTGCGCGCACTGGAAATGACGCAGAGTTCCGCAAGCGGCAGAAAGTGATAGGCACGTTGGGCAGAGTTGCCTACAAGGCTGGCATAACCAAGCTGTTCCGGTATCCGTTGTTTCAGAATGTGATGCCCTATATGCAGCTTGAGCTCCGTCCTGATACGACGCGCCAAACAACAAGCGGAACATGATGCAAAATCCAGTCTACAGCACCGTCATTCCGGTCTACAACAGCACCCGAACGCTCGGCGAACTGGTGTCGCGGCTGGATCAGGTTTTCACAGAGATCGGCGCGGCGCATGAAGTCGTGTTTGTTGACGATGGCTCACCCAACCCGGAGACTTGGCCGATCCTAAAGGCGCTGGCAGAAGAGCATGAACATGTTCATGCAACCCGCTTGATGCGTAACTTCGGAAAAGCAGGCGCCGTGCTCTGTGGCCTGCGTCAAGCGAAAGGCGAATGGGTCATCACGATTGATGATGATTTGCAGCATGCCCCTGAAGACATCCCCATTCTGCTTGAAAAGAAAAGCCATGATGTTGTCATCGGGGCCTTTGCGTCGCGTAAGAAACACTCGGTTTTCCAGCGTGTTACCAGCCGAATAAAGAGTTATGTCGACACGAGGGTACTGGGCGTGCCGCCGGGTGTTCGCATGTCACCTTTCAAGCTTTTTCATGCAAGGGTCGTGCAGCACATGATAGCGGTCGATACGACCCGCCCGTTCATTCCTGCGCTTATGTTGCAGTCCACGCAGGATATTGTGCAGGTCGAGATCACGCATCATCCCCGCCTATACGGGCGGTCTGCCTTCGGACTGCGGCGACGCATACGGCAGTTTTCAAATCTGATCTTTGGCAATGCATCGCTGGTTTTGCGCTTTCTTGCGGTGCTTGGCGTGACAATCTCTTGTTTGAGCTTGTTGTACGGGGGGTGGCTCGTGCTGTCCTACTTCTGGAAAGAGCAGACTGTGGCCGGGTGGACGTCCTTGATGGTGGTTACGTTGACGCTTGGCGGGCTTATCATGTTTTCGCTGGGGGTCATCGGCGAATATCTCATTCGCATTATCGAACGCGTAGAAAACCGCGCCGCCTATCTGGAGCGCGAAAAACTTCGCTAGAGAGTGGCGGGATATCAGGTATTCCGGAATGCCTGCGCGGCAGTGAACCAACCGCACGGGGCACTGGAAAAATGCGCGCGGGTGCCGGGTTAACTGTGCCGGGTTTGTCGATGGGTCCAACGGCTGCGCAAGCGTAGCATCATAAACCAGACGGCAGGTACTGCGCCTGCGAAAAACCTGGACGCCGCCCAAGACGCGGATCATCTGCGCGCTTTCATTGCTGATGATCTAAACGCAACTGCGCACATCAAACGAAACCCAACCAGACAAGAAGACCGGCCAATCGATTGGCTACTCTATCGGGAAAGGTACCTCATCGAGTGTTTCTTCAATAGGCTCAAACGCTTCCGCAGGATCGCCCTACGCTGTGAGAGGACTGTCAGTTCATTCAAAGCCTTCGTCGATCTCGCATGCGCAATGGCGTGGATCGGTTAAATGCAGACTCCGCCTATGCCGCGCCTCATTTCATGCCTCAGAGCCCGAGCTTTCTGGGTAAAAATCGTAGGCTACTGTATGTTCCTTCATCTTGGCGTGCAGTTCTTTAACTTGCTGTTCGTCACTTGCCGCAGCTTTCTTACCATACCGCTCGAACAAACTAGGTGCGCCTTCGTGCAAAACACCTTTTTTTACTAAGGACCATGGTGGAATTGACGCCAAACCGGCTGGCCAGCTTCGTTACCGCCCATTCACCCTTCAAAGCTGCCATCGCGACTTTGGCTTTGTCCCATGGCTAAGTTTCTTTCGTCTCGACGTCTCTTTTCTCCTCTCCGTTGAGGATAAACAAACAGTACACCGTAGTCTAAGTCTTCGTCCCGATTGCGGGAAGCAGATCAGGCAGGCCTAGCGAACGATAAATTCTGCATGCAGGGCGCCTGCAGCTTTTATGCTTTTCAGTATGTCGATCATGTCTCTTGGCGAAACACCGAGCGCGTTAAGACCGGCGATGACCTCAGAGAGTGACGTACCGTCAGGAACCTCAGCCAAGCCTATTCCAGGCTCTTCCTCCAACTCTGCACGTGTCCTGGGCACAACGACTGTCTCGCCTTCTGCAAAGGGATTCGGCTGTATTGCGATTGGCGCTTCTTGAATGCGTAAAGTCAGATTGCCTTGTGATACTGCGACCCGCGATATTCTGACGTCCTCGCCCATCACAATGGTACCCGATCGTTGATCCACAACCACACGGGCCTTTCGTTCGGGTTCTACAGGTATATTCTCAATTCTACCCAAAGCGTGCGCGACTGAGGCCATTTCGGTGGCATCAACATTCAACCTAACGGTCCCGGAATCGAGCATGACCGCAACAGGACGGCCAAAATCATTGTTTATGGCCGCTTCAATGCGTGCGGCGGTCGTAAAGTCAGCATCTCTCAATGCCAATCGCAATTCGTTCAGGCTGGACAAGTCAAACTCTATCTCACGCTCTACGCGCGCGCCGGAAGGAATAACACCTGATGTCGGGACACCTCGCGTAACGTTTGCACCATCTCCTTCGACAGCTGCTCCGCCTGCAATAATGGTGCCCTGTGCAACCGCATAAATCTGCCCGTCAGCTGCATTCATTGGCGTCATGATCAGGGTTCCACCCAAAAGGCTATTTGCATCACCGATCGCGGAAACGGTGACGTCAATTTGGCTGCCCCCGCGCGCAAACGGCGGCAGCGTAGCCGTCACGAAAACCGCTGCTACGTTATTAGGCCTGAACTGTTCACCGCTTACGTTAACGCCCAGTCGCTCCAGAATATTGGACATTATTTCTTCGGTGAATGGGGCATTTCGCAGGCCATCGCCCGTGCCATTCAAACCTACCACCAACCCATAACCAACAAGGTCGTTTCCTCTGACACCGTCGAATTCTACCAAGTCTTTGATCCGTACAGGGCCAGCATACGCTGTGCTAACCATGGAAAACGCCAGTGCAATGAACAGAATTAGACGTTTCATAGGAAATTCACCAGTGAAAGCTGGGAGCTTCGAACGGTGACAGAATAAAGTGCCTGCAGTTGGAATTGTACGTTTTCCAACTGCGTCGCGGTTTCGAATGGATCCGCCAACAAAAGTGCGTTGCGCGCGACTTCCGTGCTGGTTTGCTCAGCTTGGTTTCGTGCATCAATCATTTCGATACGCGCTTCAGTGAACCCAATTCGTGAACGCAGATCGGTTAACTGGTCCTGGTTCGACTTGAGGCCCAGACCGACTGTTCCGAATAACTCCGCCTGTTGTGGCACCGTCAGCCCAAGGGCCGGGTCATCCGTCAATGCAGCAACAGCAACATTCATTAACACGTCCTTGAGGGCTTGATCATTGGCCCTGACATCTAGTGATACCCGCTCAGTTTCGGAAAGCGAAAAAGGTGCGAGTGCAGTTCCGGAGCCTGTGTAGATCAAGGTATCAAAACCTGCTGGGTCGGCGAACCAATTCTCAGCGGCAGTCATGATATCGTCAGGTGTCGTTTGACCAGCTATCGCGATACTCAATTCTGTGAGGAGGGTTTCGGCATTTTCAAGTGGTACGCGGTCGGTTGCGGCTCCGGCAAAAAGGCTTTTGCCGGCGATGTCGGCATTCAGTGAATTCAGAATGCCTTGCAGTTGTGTTTTCGCGTTTTCAGAAGGGCTACCTGCAATCACACCTACAGGTCCACCGCTCGCAAGAAGCAAATCCAACCCGAGTTGCCCACTGAAATCCTGAACACGATCAAGAGATGACTGCATCGCATCCGTGAAATACTTGGCTTCGCTGTTTGCCACGGAGAAGCCTTGCAAAGTCTCCAAAGACCTCTCCAAACCAGAAAGGTAATTGTGGTTTCCAGCGAGAACTTCTTTGATATCGCTGACTTGACCGCTGGAGAGCTCGTCGGTGAGCCTCGTCATGTCCTGGCGGAGCGCAACGCTGCGTCGCTGCATCATGAATGCCTGGGATAAATCGCCTAAAGAGACTGAACTCACTGTTTAAATCCTCAAAATTGTTTGCATCATTTCGTCCGCAGCCTCGATCATGCGGGCGTTTGCCGCATATGCCTGTTCAACAATCAGTAGTCGCTGCAGTTCTTGATCGCTGTCCACGCCATTCGCCAGAACCTGCTGCGTCAACTCGTCAAACTGAGATGACGCAAAACTCAAAGTCTGTTCTGCCCTGCTCCGGTCGGCGCCGACCTGTGAAGTAAAAGTGGAGATAAGGTTCATGGCGGAGAAGGCTCCCGCGCCAAAATCTCCTGACGCGGGTGCCCGTTTTGCGCTCAAGGTGTCCGATAGAGCCTGAATAAGGCGTGCATCGCCCACATCGCCCGGAGTAAGTGCATTTACACCATCACGGATGCGCCAGGATTCACCGCCTTGGCGTTCGTCAACCGCTGCGTTCACCGATAAGCGTGCAGATAGGCCGATTTCATTTACCGGATCAAACGCCAATCCAGCATCTGTAAAGATACCAGGATCACCCACTGCCAGACTGGCATCGACTGCAGGGTCTTGAAAACGTTCTATCAGGTCTCGTGCAAAGGCATCCAGTTGCGTCTGAGCGGATGTCCCCAGTTCATCCCGGATTTCGAAGTGCGCACCCAATGTACCGCCACCCAAAGCGCCTCTGGCGCTGTCCGTTCGAACGGGATAGCCATTTACGCTCAGTCCTGACAGTGTACCACCGCCCAGCGTCATGAATGGTGTGACCTGATTGACTGCATTAAACTCGATCTCGGCAACACCGCCGTCGATCAAAATGGCACCGCCAGTTGAATAAAGGGCAATTTGGCCATTGTCTCTTGGAACCAAACGCACAGGGACGATCGCATTTATCTCGTCTACAATCGCTTGCCGGTTGTCAAAGAGTGCCGATGCGTCGCTGCCCGTAGATATGGTGCGTGTGATTTGCGAGTTCAGCTCTTTGACGCTTTGCAGCGATGTATTCAGACGGTCAATTTGTACCTGGATTGCCCTATCTGCATCGCTGCGCGCTTGCTGGACCCCGTCCGATGCCTTCGAAATCAGGGTTGCAATGTCCCGAGCGGCATCTACAACGCTGTTCAACCGCTCAGGCGCATCAGGCCTGCTTGCGGCTGTGATCAGTGTCCTTTCGAACTCGGCCATGCGGCCTGCGAGGGAATTAGCCTCCTCCGGCGTACCAAGAAGGTTTTCGAAATCGTTCAGGAACTTGGTGCGATTGTTTGCATTGCCAAAACTTGCATCTGCCAACCTCAGGTCCGCCAACAAGCTGGGGTCAACGTTGCGCATTACACCGTCGATGGCCACCCCGCCAAGCTGCGACGAAGAAAGTGACAGGTTTCGAACGCCATAGCCTGGTGTCATGGCATTCGCCAGGTTTGCCGAAATGACTTCTGACGTCCGACCTGCTGCGCGCAGACCGGTCATCGCGTTGGAAAGTGCTCCTGAAATTGACATCTCGGCCTCTCTGGATTGATAAACTACTTAATGGTCAAAACGTGTTAGCGTTTGATGTTGGTTGTTTCCTGAAGCATTTCATCAACAGTCTGGATGACTTTTGCATTCGAAGAATAGGCGCGCTGCGTCTTGATCATATCGGTCAGTTCACCTGCGACATCCGTTGTGGATTCCTCGCGCGCAAATGAAACGATGTCGCCGGTTGGTCCATCACCAGCATTCCACAGAAAGAATGCACCACTCTGCCTCGAAGGAAGGTAAGTTTGGCTGTCAAAAGCCTGCAGTCCGTTTGGGTTGGGCACATTGATCAGCGGAATCTGATAGATCGTTCGAATCTCACCAGTGTCGAAAGACGCGCGGACAAAGCCGTTGGGGTCAACGTCAACACCGACGAAGTTGCCGATAGCAGAACCATCTTTCGTTACCGAAATCGGTGCGAAACTGTAAGACAGCTGAGATAAACCTTCGGTATCACCAAGCGCGCCGATGTCCACTTCGATTGGACCGGCTGCCACGTTGATTGTGATCAGCCCGGTTGTGTCACTGTAGGCGGGGCTGGCGCCGATTGGTGTTACATCAAAAAGAGTACCGCCGCCGGTCCGAGAGTCGTTGAACTCCAGAGTATAGGATCCAATGGACACGGCTGGATTGACCGAATCGAACATCTCCATTGTCCAGGTATTGGTCGCAGGATTTCCCGGCGCGGGCACATCGGGCGTGAAGGTGATGCTGACGCTTTGAGAAGTGCCAAGGTTGTCAAAATACTCGACGGAAATCTGTTCAACCAGGCCGGCGGAATCCGCCTCTGTTTCAGTGGCTGGCAGGTTGATACCCAAGGACATCGAGGTGGTCGGGTTTCCGGCCAGTTGACCTGTAGCAATTCGAATAGGCTCCAGACCATCGGCGGTGTCACGTGGATAAACAGGGATTGATCCGTCCGCTGCGGCAGGCCAACCCATGAGAACGAGGCCGGATTGAGAGGTCAGATACCCGTCAGCATCCGGTCGAAATGAGCCTGTCGTCGTCAGAAACATCGGGGCGTCAGTGCCTGCAGTCTGAACCTGTGCTGCCTGTGCCACCGGCAGCATCCCGCCGCCACGAACCGCGAGGTCAGTGGAGTTTGAGGTGGAGACCAACGTCCCGCGTTCATCGATCAGGCGTTGCGTATTCGCCCGAACACCCCCGGCTGCATAGGCGCCGCCGCCGGAGGAAAGGACCATCGACTCAAAGTCGGTTTGCACACGCTTGTACCCAAAGGTCGACGAGTTTGCGATGTTGTCCGAGATGGAGGCCAATCGCTGCGAATTGGTCTGCAAACCTGCAACGCCTGCATTGAGCGAAGATGAAATCGACATGGGCACGCCTTTCTGATGTGATAATCCATTCTTGGTATCATCAGATAGCGGCTCGGACTTAACACTGACCTAACATATAAAATGCGCCCTATTTCTGCCACTATTCACGTAGCAGCACGATTTCGACCCGGCTGTTTCGCGTCGCCATCGGGTTGAGGTGAGCCGGTTCGCGATCCGCATGACCGGTCACACGTTGCATTCTTTCTGGCTCCAGGCCGTTCTCCTGCAACATGAGCCGCGTGCGCGTCGCACGGTCCGTCGACGCATCCCACACGGGATTCTGCGCAACAACGATCGGTCGTGACGGCACATGTGCGCCGATTGCGATGTCGTTTGTTGCAGCGAAGGCGACGCTTGCAACCAGTTCGACCAGTTGCGTCATCAAGGGCGTAGGAACATCCGAATTCGGCTCGAACAGCGGCAAGCCGTCCAGAGCAAACAACTCGATGACCAAGCCTTCGTCCGTGATGCGCGTAACGATATGTTCAAGGGCATTTTCCATGACCGTTGATTCACCGCCGCGGCCCATAAGCTCCTCAACAAGAGCCTGAAGCTCTTCGTCGGAGGTATCCCGTTCGCCGCCGTCATCATCATTCCCGCTTTCGCCGCTGGCAGCCTGCTTACGGGTTGCATGCTGCGATGTTGCGCCCAGTCCGTTTTGCGGCAAGGTCTCCTCGGAAAAGATACTGTCTCCGCCAAAGGCTCCGTCGCCGCCACCGGAAATCCGGTTGATCGGGATCGTCGGCGCAAAGTAATCCGCCAAGCCCTGACGTTGTTGTTCAGTCGTTGCATTCAACAGCCACATCATCATGAAAAAGGCCATCATCGCAGTCACGAAGTCCGCATAAGCGACCTTCCAGGCGCCACCATGGTGGCCACCCCCTACGACTTTCTTCTTTTTCTTGATGATGACTGGTGCCAGATTGCTCTGCGCAGCCATGTCTCCACCACTCTTTAATTCACCCAACGCCAGTATTACGCCAAAAGATGTTTCAGTTCGCTTAACGGCGATATCCTTTGGCTGGGTTTTCAGGCGAGACATGGATCACGCGCAGGCGAGCGATTTTCTCAAACCTTTGGTACCGCTGCTAAAAAGCAGGTACACGCTTTGCCAAAAAGGTCAGGCCCTGGCCCGTTTTCTTGCCAGTTCAATTTGTTTCTGACGTTCGCGAAAGCGTGCTTTATCCTCGGATGTTGTCTGATCAAAACACTTGTGACAGCTCACACCTTCCTCGTACTCGGCGCGCTTCTTGTCCGCCGGCAAGATCGGCTGACGACATCCATGACACAAAAGGTGCGGGCCTTCTTGCAGGCCGTGGCCCACACTGACGCGGTTGTCGAACACAAAGCAGGCACCGTTCCACGTGCTTTGATCCTGCGGAATGTCTTCGAGATACTGAAGAATACCACCTTTCAGGTGAAACACATCCTCAACCCCCTGACCAAGCAGGTAATTGGTGGATTTTTCACATCTGATGCCCCCTGTGCAGAACATCGCGATCTTCTTGTTGTGAAAGCGGTGTTTGTTCGCCTCCCACCATGCGGGAAACTCGCCAAAACTCCGGGTCTTCGGATCGATTGCACCTTCAAATGTGCCGATCTCGACTTCATAGTCATTGCGCGTGTCGATCACCGCGACATCGGGTTGCGCGATCAGCGCGTTCCAATCCGCCGGGGTCACATAATGCCCGGTTTTCGCACGCGGATCGACATCCGGCTGCTTCATCGTCACGATTTCACGTTTGATGCGGACCTTCATCTTGCCGAAGTTTGCCCGCTCGCTTTGGGCTTCTTTCCACTCCAGACCGTCACATCCGGGCAGGGCTTTCAGGTGAGCAAGCACAGCGTCAATCCCGGCGCGTGATCCCGTGATCGTGCCATTGACGCCTTCGGGTGCGAGTAACAACGTGCCGGTCACGCCCTGGGCCTTGCAAAGCTCCAGCAAGGCGGGCTTCAGCGCCGCCGGGTTTTCAAAGCGGGTGAAATGATAGAGTGCGGCAATGATAAACATGGGCGAGGGGATACGCCTGCGCGCGCTTTCAGGCAA
Encoded here:
- a CDS encoding class I SAM-dependent methyltransferase, producing MKHTAMAAEPATSSALLEELRRADFPKKDISIAEAQFGFRYVAEYLGELPENGKVLEVGCGSGILMGLLKEQYPTLNVEGVEPLGDGFAVLGSINRYIRNQGIEIQKIGYEQIETQNRYDVIYCINVFEHLNDWRDFLHFVENHLTPTGVCLILCPNYGFPYESHFKIPVIVNKPITASVFRKTIDRHEERKESHGLWRSLNFVKLRQVRQALARTSLRLTVRHRIIEDMIARTGNDAEFRKRQKVIGTLGRVAYKAGITKLFRYPLFQNVMPYMQLELRPDTTRQTTSGT
- a CDS encoding glycosyltransferase family 2 protein, with the protein product MMQNPVYSTVIPVYNSTRTLGELVSRLDQVFTEIGAAHEVVFVDDGSPNPETWPILKALAEEHEHVHATRLMRNFGKAGAVLCGLRQAKGEWVITIDDDLQHAPEDIPILLEKKSHDVVIGAFASRKKHSVFQRVTSRIKSYVDTRVLGVPPGVRMSPFKLFHARVVQHMIAVDTTRPFIPALMLQSTQDIVQVEITHHPRLYGRSAFGLRRRIRQFSNLIFGNASLVLRFLAVLGVTISCLSLLYGGWLVLSYFWKEQTVAGWTSLMVVTLTLGGLIMFSLGVIGEYLIRIIERVENRAAYLEREKLR
- a CDS encoding rhodanese-related sulfurtransferase, encoding MFIIAALYHFTRFENPAALKPALLELCKAQGVTGTLLLAPEGVNGTITGSRAGIDAVLAHLKALPGCDGLEWKEAQSERANFGKMKVRIKREIVTMKQPDVDPRAKTGHYVTPADWNALIAQPDVAVIDTRNDYEVEIGTFEGAIDPKTRSFGEFPAWWEANKHRFHNKKIAMFCTGGIRCEKSTNYLLGQGVEDVFHLKGGILQYLEDIPQDQSTWNGACFVFDNRVSVGHGLQEGPHLLCHGCRQPILPADKKRAEYEEGVSCHKCFDQTTSEDKARFRERQKQIELARKRARA
- a CDS encoding flagellar basal body P-ring protein FlgI produces the protein MKRLILFIALAFSMVSTAYAGPVRIKDLVEFDGVRGNDLVGYGLVVGLNGTGDGLRNAPFTEEIMSNILERLGVNVSGEQFRPNNVAAVFVTATLPPFARGGSQIDVTVSAIGDANSLLGGTLIMTPMNAADGQIYAVAQGTIIAGGAAVEGDGANVTRGVPTSGVIPSGARVEREIEFDLSSLNELRLALRDADFTTAARIEAAINNDFGRPVAVMLDSGTVRLNVDATEMASVAHALGRIENIPVEPERKARVVVDQRSGTIVMGEDVRISRVAVSQGNLTLRIQEAPIAIQPNPFAEGETVVVPRTRAELEEEPGIGLAEVPDGTSLSEVIAGLNALGVSPRDMIDILKSIKAAGALHAEFIVR
- the flgK gene encoding flagellar hook-associated protein FlgK; its protein translation is MSISGALSNAMTGLRAAGRTSEVISANLANAMTPGYGVRNLSLSSSQLGGVAIDGVMRNVDPSLLADLRLADASFGNANNRTKFLNDFENLLGTPEEANSLAGRMAEFERTLITAASRPDAPERLNSVVDAARDIATLISKASDGVQQARSDADRAIQVQIDRLNTSLQSVKELNSQITRTISTGSDASALFDNRQAIVDEINAIVPVRLVPRDNGQIALYSTGGAILIDGGVAEIEFNAVNQVTPFMTLGGGTLSGLSVNGYPVRTDSARGALGGGTLGAHFEIRDELGTSAQTQLDAFARDLIERFQDPAVDASLAVGDPGIFTDAGLAFDPVNEIGLSARLSVNAAVDERQGGESWRIRDGVNALTPGDVGDARLIQALSDTLSAKRAPASGDFGAGAFSAMNLISTFTSQVGADRSRAEQTLSFASSQFDELTQQVLANGVDSDQELQRLLIVEQAYAANARMIEAADEMMQTILRI
- a CDS encoding flagellin; the protein is MSSVSLGDLSQAFMMQRRSVALRQDMTRLTDELSSGQVSDIKEVLAGNHNYLSGLERSLETLQGFSVANSEAKYFTDAMQSSLDRVQDFSGQLGLDLLLASGGPVGVIAGSPSENAKTQLQGILNSLNADIAGKSLFAGAATDRVPLENAETLLTELSIAIAGQTTPDDIMTAAENWFADPAGFDTLIYTGSGTALAPFSLSETERVSLDVRANDQALKDVLMNVAVAALTDDPALGLTVPQQAELFGTVGLGLKSNQDQLTDLRSRIGFTEARIEMIDARNQAEQTSTEVARNALLLADPFETATQLENVQFQLQALYSVTVRSSQLSLVNFL
- a CDS encoding flagellar motor protein MotB — protein: MAAQSNLAPVIIKKKKKVVGGGHHGGAWKVAYADFVTAMMAFFMMMWLLNATTEQQRQGLADYFAPTIPINRISGGGDGAFGGDSIFSEETLPQNGLGATSQHATRKQAASGESGNDDDGGERDTSDEELQALVEELMGRGGESTVMENALEHIVTRITDEGLVIELFALDGLPLFEPNSDVPTPLMTQLVELVASVAFAATNDIAIGAHVPSRPIVVAQNPVWDASTDRATRTRLMLQENGLEPERMQRVTGHADREPAHLNPMATRNSRVEIVLLRE
- a CDS encoding flagellar hook protein FlgE — translated: MSISSSLNAGVAGLQTNSQRLASISDNIANSSTFGYKRVQTDFESMVLSSGGGAYAAGGVRANTQRLIDERGTLVSTSNSTDLAVRGGGMLPVAQAAQVQTAGTDAPMFLTTTGSFRPDADGYLTSQSGLVLMGWPAAADGSIPVYPRDTADGLEPIRIATGQLAGNPTTSMSLGINLPATETEADSAGLVEQISVEYFDNLGTSQSVSITFTPDVPAPGNPATNTWTMEMFDSVNPAVSIGSYTLEFNDSRTGGGTLFDVTPIGASPAYSDTTGLITINVAAGPIEVDIGALGDTEGLSQLSYSFAPISVTKDGSAIGNFVGVDVDPNGFVRASFDTGEIRTIYQIPLINVPNPNGLQAFDSQTYLPSRQSGAFFLWNAGDGPTGDIVSFAREESTTDVAGELTDMIKTQRAYSSNAKVIQTVDEMLQETTNIKR